The segment GGACCGGCACGTCGCTCATGGAAAATAGAATCGCTTCTTTGTCTTTGGAGCGGTTCTGGTGGCTGTGCCAGCTCCACAGCGGCACGACGAAGCAATCGCCCTGGTCCCAATCGTATCGTTGTCCGTTGATGAAAGTTGTGCCGCTTCCCCGGAATGCGTGATACACCGCGCTGTTGTTATGCCGGTGCGTCCTGGTCGCTTCGCCGGGCCTGAGCATCTGGATGCCGCAGGAGAGCGTCGGCATGGTATGACCGCCGTCGGGATTGACGTACTCCAGCGCGACGCCGTCGAACGGACTAGCCGGACTCGCGCTCAGACTCTTCAGGCTTTCGTACGTGTCCTTCCATTTGTAGACCAGGTTGTAGCTCGACCGATCGGAGGATTTTTCCCAAACCGGTCGCGTCGCGCCGACTCGCGGCGCGGTGGTCGCGGAAATTTTCTTGATCGGCTGGACGCCGCCGGGATACGGCTCCCAGGTGATGCATTGCAGCGAGAAGAGCAGCGGATTGTCCAAACCGTCCAGCCAGACGATCGGCCCGGCGTCGTTGTGGTGGCCGTGCCACGTCATCGAAGGCGTGAGGATCAGGTCGCCTTCTTCCATCGGCAGTTTTTCTCCTTCGACGACGGTGTACGCGCCGCCACCTTTGACGATGAAGCGGAACGCCGCGAAGTTGTGCCGGTGGGCGTGCGCCACTTCGCCGGGCTTCAAAAGCTGCATGGTCATCAGCATCGTGTGCGTCGTCGAGCGCTGGCGGCGGTTTTTTAAATCCAGGAATGCCGGATTGACCAGACGGAGCACGCGCCGCTCGGCTTTGCCGTCGAGCCCGTGCATCTCGCCGACCGTCTTGATCGCGCCGTAGAGATCGTCCCACTTCCATAGATGCGGCAGCACCGACGTGTGAGGGTCCTTGCTGTAGGTCGCGCGGTCCGCCTCGGACGTCTCCGACCAAAGCCCCTCGACGCCGAGCTTATGGAGCTTCTGGTCCAGGTCGCGCAACTCTTGCTCTTCCGACATCGTTCGGCTCCTGAGAGATTCTTCGCTGCGTGCAGAATGACACAAGAGAGACTGTCATCCTGATGAACGAAGTGAAGGACCTCTCTTCTTATGGCATTTTAATGCCCAACTCTCTCTGCGCTTCGCGCAAGGGCGCGAGATCGATAACCTCACTCACGGGAACGTCTTTGGTGAGCTTCAGCTCCGTCTTGGCCTGATCGATCACGAGCTTCAATCCTTCCTGCGGGATGTTGCCGTCGGCGTTGAAGACTTTCACCGTGGAGTCGTAGGAGGCCAGCGCCTGCTCGCGGTCGACCCGGCCCCATTCGACCAGGACATTGACCGCGCCGTTCTTGTCTTCGCGGATGAAGCGGTTGGCGCGGATAAGGGCCTTGACGATCTTTTTGACCTCCACCGGCCTTTCTTTGATGCTCTTTAGATTGGCGCCTACGCCGATGAACGGGAAACTAAAAACCTCGTACGCCCTCAGAAGCACGTTAAATCCCATCTGTTTTCCCAGGGCGTCCCCGGGCGGGGCGATCACTGCTACATCGACCAGACCTTCCTTTAACGCGGCCAGACGCGCTCGATCCGGCCCCAG is part of the Candidatus Binatia bacterium genome and harbors:
- a CDS encoding cupin domain-containing protein, whose product is MSEEQELRDLDQKLHKLGVEGLWSETSEADRATYSKDPHTSVLPHLWKWDDLYGAIKTVGEMHGLDGKAERRVLRLVNPAFLDLKNRRQRSTTHTMLMTMQLLKPGEVAHAHRHNFAAFRFIVKGGGAYTVVEGEKLPMEEGDLILTPSMTWHGHHNDAGPIVWLDGLDNPLLFSLQCITWEPYPGGVQPIKKISATTAPRVGATRPVWEKSSDRSSYNLVYKWKDTYESLKSLSASPASPFDGVALEYVNPDGGHTMPTLSCGIQMLRPGEATRTHRHNNSAVYHAFRGSGTTFINGQRYDWDQGDCFVVPLWSWHSHQNRSKDKEAILFSMSDVPVLEALKLYREEAGEGA
- a CDS encoding ABC transporter substrate-binding protein translates to MKTICRLALIAFFLSASGPALDAAEKIRVAVTNPNMSFLPSQVALKKGFFKDEGLDVEIIRMNVPNIVTALVTGDIGYTLLFGSVVRGALRGMPMRALASLLDGSTHALVAKPEYKSGKELKGKTVGIGNFGGTDEVAGRMMLKSFGLDTEKDLKFIALGPDRARLAALKEGLVDVAVIAPPGDALGKQMGFNVLLRAYEVFSFPFIGVGANLKSIKERPVEVKKIVKALIRANRFIREDKNGAVNVLVEWGRVDREQALASYDSTVKVFNADGNIPQEGLKLVIDQAKTELKLTKDVPVSEVIDLAPLREAQRELGIKMP